AAAAAGGTTAATAAGCGGATAAAAAATATCCCTTTCATGATCTGCCACCTCGAAAATTCCAAATTCAATGGCCCTGATTGCAGGAATGAAACTATCCCCATTTTTCCGGGCATATCATATCAAAATCTTCTGAACTACAGGCCCAGCCTACAAAACTTGAAAATCAAAAGAAAATATGGGGGGAACTCCAAAAACCAGGCACGGATTGACAGGTAAGTAATTATAGCTTAGATTTGTATAGTTATTCGTTCAATAAGTGTTTTCTAACTCAAAACCAAAGGAATGAAACTCGACAAAAGAGCTTTTGCATTATCGGCCGGCATATTGCTGGGTGCAGCTATCCTTGTGGTAACCTTCGTGTTTGTCATTTTCAGCTATGAAGGACGGCAGCTAGTAAAACTTCAGGGTTTGTGTTTTGGCTATTCCGTGAGCTGGTGGGGGGCTTTTATCGGGCTGCTGTGGGGTTTTATTTACGGACTCATCGGGGGTTGGCTCTTTGCATGGCTTTACAATAAGCTGGGCAGAGCGGAAGTCTGAGTGTTTTATAAAGTAAAGCCTCCCCCCTAAGGAGAAGGCTTTACACTGACCGGAACTCTTTTAGAGTTTATAGTTGTTCCTGTACTTATAATGCATCAGGCGGTGACCGGCCGCTTCCGGATCATCCACAAACTGATTGGTGGCCGGGTTCCACTTCAGGGGTCGCTGAAGTTCTGTGGCCATATTGCCCAGGCAACAGGCGATTGCCGTGCTGGCACCCACCTCGATAGGAGCAATGGGATCCTTGCGCGAACGAACACTGTCTATGAAATCAAACATGTGCGCTGCCCGCTGCTCATAGGCATTTCCACCTCCCTGCTCGGCGGCTTTCTGCATGGCCTCCCACATCTTTCTCCTTTCTTCCCTGGACATCTGACGGGGCCTCATACCGGCAATTTCCGCAGGAATAAGTTCTGGCTTGGAGCAGCCGATATAGCCTCGTGCCACTTCAATCCATCCATCAGTTCCTATAAATTTAATTCCCTGGGCACCGGGCATGTCCTCCAGGTAAGGCTGTTCGGTCATGACCACACCGGTCTTGTATTTAAAGGTCAGGTATTCCTGTCCCTTGTAGCCTTTCGGGATAATCTCGCTGGGACCGGATCCATCCATCCCGATAGCGGCCTGGGCGATATCAAACATATGGGCACCCCAGTCGGCCGTGTAGCCATTTCCGGTTTCAAGGTACCAGCGCCAGGCTCCCCATAATTTCTCATTCTCGGGCGGATCCAGACTGATCGGCGGGCACAGGTCCGGATGATAATGAATATTCGCATCATCTAAGGGTCCCAGCCAGAGGTTCCAGTTAAGGTTTTGAGGAACAGGCATCTCGGGAAGATCCAGGGGTTTGGGCGGATCGCCCACCTTTGCATATATCTTTTCGATATGACCAATGGAGCCGTTTTGTACCAGTTCTATGGCCTTTTGAAATTCAGCACTGGAGCGCTGCTGACTTCCCACCTGGACCACCCTTCTGGTCTTGTCGGCAACATCTTTCATTTTCAGGGCCTCCTGAATGGTAAAAGAAAGAGGCTTTTGCACATACACATCTTTCCCTGCCTGGCAGGCATGAATGGTTTGCAAGGCATGCCAGTGGTCGGGAGTTACCACTTCAACGGCATCGATATCGGTCCGTTCCAGGATCTCCTCATAGCGTTCGTACATATCGCAACGCTCCACCATTCCCTTCTCCTTTTGCCAGGCTTCGATCAGTTTCTTGAAACGAAGCTGTTTCATGCTGTCCACATCACAAACGGCTGCAACCTGAACACCTGGAACCGACGAAAAGCCCCTGAAATCATTTAATCCCTGCTGACCTGCACCAATGAATCCAAGGACCACCCGGTCGCTGGGCGCAATGCGAATTCCATTGATGGTGTAACTGGGAAGAATAGTCAGGCCCGTCAGGCCTAAAGCAGAGAGGCCCAAAAATTTACGCCTGTCCATACTGTTGTCATTCTTTCTTTTCATAATCATTTATTTATCAATCCATCTAAAAGCTTGTTATGTCATAAATTATATTTGTCAAAGCGAATACAATACTTTAGGCTTTCAAGATAATAAAAGTTCTGACTTATTGTGTCATAATTACACATAATTGTGTGTCAGGACCACCTCCCTGTGGTTTATCAACAGGGATCTGGAGAGCTACGAAAAGTACCATTGTCCATTAGTGAAGCTTTCGTAACTTTAATCTGTAAACACAAGTCTGCTGACGATGAAAAAAACGAAAACATCTGCCTTTCTGGCCTTAATTATTATGGCGATAGCCGGGGCAAAAAGCTTCGGACAGATACAATTGTTCGACGGCCGAAGTCTGAACGGGTGGTATACCTTCCTCCAGGACCGGGGGCGAGATCAGGATCCCAAAGAGGTATTTACCGTAATCGACGGGATGATCAGGATTTCCGGAGAAGAGTGGGGCTGCATTACCACAAATGAGGAGTATGAAAACTATAAAATTGTGCTGGAATTCAAGTGGGGCGAACTGACCCATGAGCCCCGGCTGGAAAATGCCCGTGATTGTGGCCTGTTGCTGCACTCCCTGGGTGAAGACGGCGGCTCTCAGGGGATTTGGATGCATTCGATTGAATGCCAGATGATCGAAGGAGGTACCGGGGATTTCATCGTCGTGGGGGATGGAAGCGACCAGTTTCAGCTTACCTCAAATGTAAGATCCGATCCACAGGGGAACCACTTTTTCACCCGGGAGGGTGGACATCCCCGGACCATCACAGAAGGACGCATCAACTGGTACGGGCGCGATCCGGAATGGAAAGATGTGCTTGGCTTCCGCGGCAGACAGGATGTGGAGAAGCCGGCCGGAGAGTGGAACACACTGGAGTGCATCGCCTTTGAGGATCAGATCACCGTATTTCTGAACGGGATACTGGTTAATCAGGCCACCGCAGTGAGGCCCGCCAGGGGACGAATCCAGATACAATCGGAAGCAGCAGAAGTTTTTGTCCGGAAGGTGGAGCTGAGCCCGCTGACTGATCCAGGGATTACAGAGAAATAAAATCAGTTATGCCTTGGATGAGGCAGGTTCATGCTGTCCAGGACGGCCAGAAAACGGGCGCTGTCATGCAAGGCTTCAAATCTGCCCCCTGTTCCGATATAGGGCATATTGGGATTGTGTATGGCAAGCCCCTTTTCAAGCGCATCTATGGCTTTCCTATGAGCCCCGATCCGGTAATAGTCCACCGCCAATGAAATGGGCCTGGAGGAATACCTTTCGCCGCAAAGCTCTTTCAGTCGCACGACTTCCTCATAAGCTACCTGTTTTCCGGAATCCCTGTATATGGAAATCAGGTCCAGATCAGGCTCCCCAGAAAGTGAGGCGGATAAATTACTCTGTTGAATTTCAAGGCTTTTTGTGTATTCTCCAAGATTGTAGTAAGCATTTTCCCTCTGGTAATGTGTAAAGGAATGGTCCGGATCAATTCGAAGTGCTTTCTTAATGGATTCCAGCACAACCCGGTCCTGTCCGGCACCTTTCTGGACCACAGAATAAAGTGCCAGGATCAATGGATTCATGGGGTCCAGGGCCAGGGCCAGTTCGGCCTGGGTCGTTGCTTCAGCCATTCGCTGAAGGATCATCAATAAATGGGCATAGTACATTCTGGACATGACATGGTTGGGGTTAACTGCCAGAGCCTTCAGGAATTCCTTCTCCCCCTTTTCCCAGTTCCATTCGTACCAGGTGGAGATTACAGCAACGCAAAAATGGGAATCCGGGAAATCGGGATCCAGTTCAAAGGCCTGGTCCAGGTTCTCATAAACCTTCTCTAAACCCGCCTGGATTTCCACCATGCCCATTTGCATTCTTCCAATCCAAACAAGTGCCATCGTTGAATAAAGCGGCGCCCATTCAGAGTATTTCTCAATGGCCTGGTTTAATATCTCTTCAGCTTCATTCAGGGCATCCGGGCCCAGATCTCCCCAGTGTTTATAACTTTTAATATAGGCATCTATAGCTTCCCCGTCCCCGGACCTGTCCCTGATCAGTATCACTTCCTCCTTTTCGGTCAGCTGGATCAGAACCTCTTCAGCAATCTTTTTAGTGACCCTGTTATACATATTCAGGATCTGGCTTTTATCCTCTTTATAGTCGCCTACCCACAGTTGCTTTTCATCTCCGTTTGTGCTAACCAGCCTGAATTGCATACAAATACTGTCACCCAGGCACATCACACTGGCCTCCACCACGGCATCCACACCCAGCTC
The genomic region above belongs to Bacteroidales bacterium and contains:
- a CDS encoding Gfo/Idh/MocA family oxidoreductase, whose translation is MKRKNDNSMDRRKFLGLSALGLTGLTILPSYTINGIRIAPSDRVVLGFIGAGQQGLNDFRGFSSVPGVQVAAVCDVDSMKQLRFKKLIEAWQKEKGMVERCDMYERYEEILERTDIDAVEVVTPDHWHALQTIHACQAGKDVYVQKPLSFTIQEALKMKDVADKTRRVVQVGSQQRSSAEFQKAIELVQNGSIGHIEKIYAKVGDPPKPLDLPEMPVPQNLNWNLWLGPLDDANIHYHPDLCPPISLDPPENEKLWGAWRWYLETGNGYTADWGAHMFDIAQAAIGMDGSGPSEIIPKGYKGQEYLTFKYKTGVVMTEQPYLEDMPGAQGIKFIGTDGWIEVARGYIGCSKPELIPAEIAGMRPRQMSREERRKMWEAMQKAAEQGGGNAYEQRAAHMFDFIDSVRSRKDPIAPIEVGASTAIACCLGNMATELQRPLKWNPATNQFVDDPEAAGHRLMHYKYRNNYKL
- a CDS encoding DUF1080 domain-containing protein encodes the protein MKKTKTSAFLALIIMAIAGAKSFGQIQLFDGRSLNGWYTFLQDRGRDQDPKEVFTVIDGMIRISGEEWGCITTNEEYENYKIVLEFKWGELTHEPRLENARDCGLLLHSLGEDGGSQGIWMHSIECQMIEGGTGDFIVVGDGSDQFQLTSNVRSDPQGNHFFTREGGHPRTITEGRINWYGRDPEWKDVLGFRGRQDVEKPAGEWNTLECIAFEDQITVFLNGILVNQATAVRPARGRIQIQSEAAEVFVRKVELSPLTDPGITEK